A window from Flammeovirgaceae bacterium encodes these proteins:
- the rseP gene encoding RIP metalloprotease RseP, whose product MEGMIMTAQLLLSLSILIAVHEWGHFITARLFNIRVEKFYLFFDFLFPMANVLNFSLFKKKVGETEFGIGWFPLGGYVKIAGMVDESMDKEQMKQPAQPWEFRAKPAWQRLIVMLGGIIVNVVTGILIFIGLTYFLGDTYIPKDLINNNGGVDALALGKEIGFQTGDKIIKINGKDFDDFQEIIKPDVLLSQNSYYTVLRNGKETNISIPADFIENFNRKDAAANFLAPRIPAVVGRVAKTAPYEVDGNTPVERESIGSKVGLKPGDKFLEVDGKPVVYQDEVIDIVKSGPRDSITFKVQRGTEVLSFAESFKGYNVIGFLPQGLDKSQLAYINYGLGESIGLGTQRAFGVIFLQLKAFKKIFSGDISFQKSLSGPIGMAQAFGTDWDWERFWRMTGLLSMVLAFMNLLPIPALDGGYVMFLLYEMISGREPSEKFFEAALKVGMALLLVLMVFVFYNDIAKLITGG is encoded by the coding sequence ATGGAAGGAATGATCATGACGGCCCAGCTTTTGCTGAGCCTTTCGATTTTAATAGCGGTACACGAATGGGGGCACTTCATTACGGCCCGCCTGTTCAATATCCGCGTGGAGAAGTTTTACCTTTTCTTCGATTTTCTTTTTCCCATGGCCAACGTGCTCAACTTTTCGCTTTTTAAGAAAAAAGTAGGGGAGACGGAGTTTGGCATAGGTTGGTTTCCGTTGGGCGGGTACGTGAAGATTGCCGGCATGGTGGACGAGAGCATGGACAAGGAGCAGATGAAGCAGCCCGCGCAGCCCTGGGAATTTCGGGCCAAGCCCGCCTGGCAAAGATTGATCGTGATGTTGGGTGGGATTATCGTAAACGTGGTGACGGGCATCCTTATCTTCATTGGCCTTACTTACTTTCTGGGTGATACCTACATTCCCAAAGACCTGATAAACAACAATGGTGGCGTGGACGCCCTTGCGCTGGGCAAGGAGATTGGGTTTCAAACCGGGGACAAGATCATCAAAATCAACGGGAAGGATTTTGACGATTTTCAGGAGATCATCAAACCGGACGTGTTGTTGTCACAAAATTCCTATTACACCGTATTGCGAAATGGCAAGGAAACCAATATTTCGATTCCTGCCGATTTCATAGAAAACTTCAACCGCAAGGATGCCGCGGCCAATTTTTTGGCCCCGCGTATCCCGGCCGTGGTGGGGAGGGTGGCCAAAACGGCCCCCTATGAGGTAGATGGCAACACCCCGGTGGAAAGGGAAAGCATTGGCAGCAAGGTGGGCCTTAAGCCGGGGGACAAATTCCTGGAAGTGGATGGGAAGCCGGTGGTGTACCAGGATGAGGTGATCGATATTGTAAAGTCGGGGCCGCGCGATTCCATTACCTTCAAGGTACAGCGCGGCACGGAAGTGTTGTCTTTTGCCGAAAGTTTCAAAGGGTATAATGTGATCGGGTTCCTGCCACAAGGGCTGGACAAAAGCCAACTGGCCTATATCAACTATGGGTTGGGCGAGTCCATTGGGCTGGGCACACAGCGGGCCTTTGGTGTTATCTTTTTGCAGTTGAAAGCTTTCAAAAAAATATTTTCGGGCGATATCTCCTTTCAAAAGTCTTTGTCGGGGCCAATAGGAATGGCGCAGGCCTTTGGCACCGACTGGGATTGGGAGCGCTTTTGGAGAATGACGGGGCTGCTATCGATGGTGCTGGCGTTTATGAACCTATTGCCCATTCCGGCACTGGATGGCGGTTATGTGATGTTCTTGCTGTATGAAATGATAAGTGGCCGCGAGCCTTCCGAAAAATTCTTTGAAGCGGCATTGAAGGTGGGCATGGCGCTCCTGTTGGTGTTGATGGTGTTTGTGTTTTACAACGACATCGCCAAACTGATCACAGGGGGCTGA
- a CDS encoding 1-deoxy-D-xylulose-5-phosphate reductoisomerase, whose protein sequence is MERKKHIAILGSTGSIGTQALEVIAAHPDFFEVEVLTAQNNAGLLIEQAMQFKPNAVVIVNESQYDKVNDSLAPAGIKVYAGKNALASVVQMDTIDLVVAALVGYSGLLPTIKAIEAGKPIALANKETLVVAGELITSLAREKGVNIYPVDSEHSAIFQCIVGEFDNKIEKIILTASGGPFRGMKPVDLAAVTKAQALAHPNWTMGAKVTIDSATLMNKGLEVIEAKWLFGLKPGEVEVVVHPQSIVHSLVQFQDGSIKAQLGLPDMRLPIQFALAYPQRLKTDFERFDFSRYPSLTFEPPDTETFRNLALAFESLGQGGNMPCVLNAANEVAVEEFLKGNIGFLDMPRIVEECMGKMGFIAHPTYEDYVATDREARIKAAECIK, encoded by the coding sequence TTGGAACGAAAAAAACACATAGCCATCCTGGGCTCTACCGGCAGCATAGGCACGCAGGCACTTGAAGTAATTGCGGCCCATCCTGATTTCTTTGAGGTGGAGGTACTCACTGCCCAAAACAATGCAGGCTTGTTGATTGAGCAAGCGATGCAGTTCAAACCAAATGCCGTTGTGATTGTAAACGAATCGCAGTACGACAAGGTGAACGATTCGCTTGCCCCAGCCGGCATCAAAGTGTACGCAGGAAAAAATGCACTAGCGTCCGTGGTGCAGATGGACACTATCGATTTGGTGGTGGCCGCGCTGGTGGGTTACTCGGGGCTGCTGCCCACCATCAAGGCCATAGAAGCGGGAAAACCCATTGCGTTGGCCAACAAGGAAACCCTGGTGGTGGCAGGGGAACTCATCACCTCCCTTGCCCGGGAGAAAGGGGTGAATATTTACCCTGTGGATTCGGAGCACTCTGCCATTTTTCAATGTATTGTAGGCGAGTTTGACAATAAAATCGAAAAAATCATCCTTACAGCCTCGGGCGGCCCTTTCAGGGGAATGAAACCTGTCGACCTGGCCGCGGTCACGAAGGCCCAGGCGCTGGCGCACCCCAACTGGACCATGGGGGCAAAAGTGACGATTGACTCCGCCACGTTGATGAACAAAGGGCTGGAAGTGATCGAAGCAAAGTGGTTGTTTGGCCTGAAACCCGGGGAGGTGGAAGTGGTCGTGCACCCCCAATCGATCGTGCATTCACTGGTACAATTTCAGGATGGGTCGATAAAAGCGCAACTCGGGCTGCCCGATATGCGTTTGCCCATACAATTCGCCTTGGCCTATCCACAGCGTCTAAAGACCGATTTTGAGCGTTTTGACTTCTCCAGGTACCCATCGCTTACATTTGAGCCGCCCGATACGGAAACTTTTCGTAATCTTGCGCTGGCTTTTGAGTCGCTGGGCCAGGGCGGGAACATGCCCTGCGTGCTAAATGCGGCAAATGAGGTTGCCGTGGAGGAATTTTTAAAGGGCAACATTGGTTTTTTGGATATGCCCAGGATAGTGGAGGAGTGTATGGGGAAAATGGGTTTCATAGCACATCCCACCTACGAAGATTATGTGGCTACCGATCGCGAGGCCAGGATAAAAGCCGCGGAGTGTATAAAATAG
- a CDS encoding GH3 auxin-responsive promoter family protein, whose protein sequence is MGTRSKLARPFASVINAQTRKWASRPYLFQERIRKNIVARAATTQFGKDHHFSELRSYDDFREGVPVKDYEGLKPYFDRVAGGRPDILWPGKPAYLSKTSGTTSGTKYIPVTKDSIPNHINSARNALLSYVHETGNSAFLDKKLIFLSGSPRLSQKGGIHTGRLSGIVNHHVPAYLRGNQLPTYATNCIEDWEEKLEKIIDETIGEPMSLISGIPPWVQMYFDKIRERTGRRIMEVFPDFSLFVYGGVNFEPYRAKLFESIGRKVDSIELYPASEGFIAYQDSQHEEGMLMLLNSGIFYEFVPAEEYFNERPARVSLEGVELGKNYALIINSNAGLWGYSIGDTIKFVSKNPYRIVVSGRIKHFISAFGEHVIGEEVEKAMRAAMGQFPEVGLVEFTVAPQVTPRDGLPHHEWLVEFANPPLDLMAFSAKLDEQLRGLNVYYDDLITGNILRTLVITPLKRNSFIEYMKSQGKLGGQNKVPRLSNDRNIADSMAKYAIG, encoded by the coding sequence ATGGGGACCCGATCGAAACTTGCCAGGCCGTTTGCCTCCGTGATAAACGCACAAACAAGAAAATGGGCATCACGGCCTTACCTGTTCCAGGAGCGCATCAGGAAAAACATTGTTGCCAGGGCGGCCACGACACAATTTGGAAAGGACCATCACTTTAGCGAGCTGCGGTCGTATGACGATTTCCGGGAGGGCGTGCCGGTAAAGGATTATGAAGGATTGAAGCCTTATTTCGACCGGGTGGCCGGTGGGCGCCCGGACATACTGTGGCCGGGCAAGCCCGCTTACCTGTCCAAAACTTCCGGCACCACCTCCGGCACAAAGTACATCCCGGTCACCAAAGACTCCATCCCCAACCACATCAACAGTGCCCGTAACGCTTTGCTTAGTTATGTGCATGAAACGGGCAACAGCGCCTTCCTCGACAAGAAACTGATTTTTTTGTCGGGCAGCCCCCGGTTGTCCCAAAAGGGCGGCATCCACACGGGCAGGCTGTCGGGCATCGTCAACCATCATGTGCCTGCGTACCTGAGGGGAAACCAACTGCCCACCTACGCCACCAATTGCATTGAAGACTGGGAGGAAAAACTGGAAAAAATCATCGATGAGACCATAGGGGAGCCCATGTCGCTCATCTCGGGCATCCCACCCTGGGTGCAAATGTATTTTGACAAAATTCGGGAACGGACGGGCAGGCGGATAATGGAGGTATTTCCCGATTTTTCGCTGTTTGTCTATGGGGGGGTGAATTTTGAACCTTACCGGGCGAAACTATTTGAATCCATAGGTAGGAAGGTCGATTCGATTGAATTGTACCCGGCCTCCGAAGGGTTTATCGCCTACCAGGATTCACAGCACGAAGAAGGTATGCTGATGTTGTTGAACTCGGGGATATTTTATGAATTTGTGCCTGCGGAAGAATATTTTAATGAGCGCCCTGCCCGGGTTTCCCTTGAAGGGGTAGAGTTGGGGAAAAACTATGCCCTGATCATCAATAGCAATGCAGGCCTGTGGGGATATTCCATTGGCGACACCATTAAATTTGTTTCGAAAAACCCATACCGGATAGTGGTGAGTGGCAGGATCAAGCATTTTATTTCCGCATTTGGGGAGCACGTGATAGGGGAAGAGGTGGAAAAAGCGATGAGGGCGGCCATGGGGCAATTTCCCGAAGTAGGATTGGTGGAGTTTACCGTGGCGCCCCAGGTCACGCCCCGGGACGGCCTTCCCCATCATGAATGGCTGGTGGAATTTGCCAACCCTCCATTGGACCTTATGGCCTTTTCCGCAAAGTTGGATGAACAGTTGCGCGGATTAAATGTTTATTATGACGATTTGATCACCGGCAATATTTTAAGGACTTTGGTCATTACCCCCTTAAAAAGGAATTCATTTATTGAATACATGAAATCCCAGGGAAAACTGGGCGGCCAAAACAAAGTGCCCCGGCTGTCGAATGACAGGAATATAGCGGATTCAATGGCGAAGTACGCAATTGGGTAA
- a CDS encoding trypsin-like peptidase domain-containing protein — MNTLKTIVIGFLAGVAGAYTFFTYQVEGNRSLQPEDGQFNIASYQPEDTYRPTIVSPRENASMDEVDFSTAAKMAIPSVVYINSISQGGVSYSYWDMLFNGRSQTQVSSGSGVIFTSDGYIVTNNHVVESAEKIQVIYNKKVYDAELIGTDPSTDLAVLKIQETNLPAITLGNSTNLAVGEWVLAVGNPFSLSSTVTAGIVSAKGRRINIVDDKFPIESFIQTDAAINPGNSGGALVNKNGELVGINTAILSRTGSYTGYAFAVPIDIAKKVVGDLVKYGIVQKPFFGGNVVEYDFQNAKKYNLKTDVKEFNGVLLAEMDRQGPAINAGLNLGDIIVKMGDVEINSKSGFEEELSHHSPGDKIRVLYLRDGKMNSTDLVLVNRDGDTSLIKRKFYSDATLGATLEAVEYGVKVFKIKDGLFKRIEIPENYTIISINRQRVRDPQEVIEFFNKYKGRVVIYGVTSAKQELPLSFYLQ; from the coding sequence ATGAACACACTCAAAACAATCGTTATCGGGTTTCTGGCAGGTGTTGCCGGGGCCTATACCTTTTTTACCTATCAGGTGGAGGGCAATAGGTCCCTACAACCAGAAGACGGCCAATTCAACATCGCCTCCTACCAGCCCGAAGACACCTACAGGCCCACCATCGTCAGCCCCAGGGAAAATGCAAGCATGGACGAGGTTGACTTTAGCACGGCCGCCAAAATGGCCATCCCCAGCGTAGTGTATATCAACAGCATTTCGCAAGGGGGGGTATCGTATTCTTATTGGGACATGCTCTTCAATGGAAGGTCACAAACACAGGTAAGCTCAGGGTCAGGGGTCATTTTTACCAGCGATGGCTATATCGTTACCAACAACCACGTGGTGGAATCGGCAGAAAAAATACAGGTGATCTACAACAAGAAGGTATACGATGCCGAACTTATCGGTACCGACCCCTCCACCGACCTGGCCGTGCTCAAAATCCAGGAGACAAACCTTCCGGCCATCACATTGGGCAATTCGACCAATTTGGCCGTGGGGGAATGGGTGTTGGCCGTGGGAAACCCTTTCTCCCTGTCGTCAACGGTAACGGCCGGCATCGTGAGCGCAAAAGGCCGCAGGATAAACATTGTGGACGACAAATTCCCTATTGAGTCCTTTATCCAGACGGATGCCGCCATTAACCCCGGCAATAGCGGTGGGGCTTTGGTAAACAAAAACGGGGAGTTGGTGGGCATCAACACGGCCATCCTTTCCCGCACGGGCTCTTACACGGGGTATGCCTTTGCCGTGCCCATTGATATTGCCAAAAAGGTCGTGGGCGACCTGGTGAAGTACGGCATCGTGCAAAAACCTTTTTTTGGGGGGAACGTGGTGGAGTATGACTTCCAGAACGCAAAAAAATACAACCTTAAAACCGATGTAAAGGAGTTTAATGGCGTGCTCCTGGCCGAAATGGACAGGCAAGGCCCCGCCATAAATGCAGGCCTGAATCTCGGGGACATTATTGTAAAAATGGGGGACGTGGAAATCAACAGCAAAAGCGGGTTTGAAGAGGAACTGAGCCACCACTCCCCCGGGGACAAGATCAGGGTGCTATATTTAAGGGACGGGAAAATGAACAGTACCGACCTGGTGCTGGTAAACCGGGATGGGGACACCAGCCTGATCAAACGCAAATTCTATTCCGATGCCACCCTGGGCGCCACCCTTGAGGCAGTGGAGTATGGCGTAAAGGTGTTCAAGATCAAGGACGGCCTCTTTAAAAGAATTGAAATACCCGAAAACTACACCATCATTTCGATCAACCGGCAGCGTGTAAGGGACCCGCAGGAGGTGATCGAATTTTTCAACAAATACAAGGGAAGGGTGGTTATTTATGGGGTGACCAGTGCGAAGCAGGAACTTCCGCTGTCGTTTTACCTTCAATAA
- the dnaA gene encoding chromosomal replication initiator protein DnaA, which yields MEVECGTIWNDCLEIIRKEVDEQNFNTWFKPIVPLKSESDVLTIQVPSQFFYEWLEENYVPVLKKAVHGVLGVSGRLEYSVIVDSGNQHNPPLMVNYPNGTGMKHNHGPQGQNNGNGNLDDYSPFSFKALDPRTVNSRLNPNYSFDNFVEGDCNRLARSAGVAVAKKPGVTSFNPLMLYGGVGVGKTHLVQSIGNEIKKSLPDKIVLYVDQNDFTNQFLNALQNHKLQEFQNFYLQVDLLILDDVQFLAGREKTQEMFFHIFNQLHQSGKQIVMTSDCPPRDLKGFQERLLSRFKWGLTADLQEPDFETKLAIIHNKMESDGIDIPTEVAEYLAYSVDTNLRDMEGVLNSLMFHATLLKKEIDLELAKEVLKNIVKEIQSDVSVDFIQKTVADYFKVSLDSLKAKIKKREIVIPRQLAMYFCKRYTQLTLALIGENFGGRDHSTVIHALESVEDMMKTDPNFKNSVEELSKKLKLRMVS from the coding sequence ATGGAAGTTGAATGTGGCACCATTTGGAACGATTGTCTCGAGATAATCCGAAAGGAAGTTGACGAGCAAAATTTCAATACGTGGTTCAAGCCCATTGTTCCATTAAAGTCGGAGAGCGATGTGTTGACCATTCAGGTCCCTTCGCAGTTTTTTTATGAATGGCTTGAAGAAAACTATGTGCCGGTGTTGAAAAAAGCGGTACATGGCGTACTGGGCGTTTCCGGCAGGCTCGAATACTCCGTGATCGTGGACAGCGGGAACCAGCACAACCCCCCATTGATGGTCAATTACCCCAATGGCACGGGAATGAAGCACAACCATGGCCCCCAGGGGCAAAACAATGGGAACGGAAACCTGGACGATTACTCCCCATTCAGTTTTAAGGCCCTGGACCCCCGCACGGTCAATTCGAGGTTGAACCCCAATTATAGTTTTGACAATTTTGTGGAAGGGGACTGCAACCGGCTGGCCAGGTCTGCTGGCGTGGCGGTGGCCAAAAAGCCGGGGGTGACCTCTTTTAACCCGCTGATGTTGTATGGTGGCGTGGGGGTGGGCAAAACGCATTTGGTGCAGTCCATTGGGAACGAAATAAAGAAGAGCCTTCCGGACAAAATCGTTTTGTACGTGGACCAGAATGATTTTACCAATCAGTTTTTGAATGCGCTGCAAAACCACAAACTGCAGGAATTCCAGAATTTTTACCTTCAGGTGGACCTATTGATTTTGGACGATGTTCAATTCCTGGCAGGGAGGGAAAAGACACAGGAAATGTTCTTCCATATCTTCAACCAGCTTCACCAGTCGGGTAAGCAGATCGTGATGACCAGCGATTGCCCCCCACGGGATTTGAAGGGATTTCAGGAGCGGTTGTTGTCCCGTTTCAAATGGGGGCTTACGGCCGACCTTCAGGAGCCCGACTTTGAAACAAAGCTGGCCATCATCCACAATAAAATGGAATCTGACGGGATAGACATCCCCACCGAAGTGGCCGAATACCTGGCCTACAGCGTTGACACCAACCTACGGGACATGGAGGGGGTCTTGAATTCACTTATGTTCCATGCCACGTTGCTCAAAAAGGAAATCGACCTGGAACTGGCCAAGGAAGTGCTCAAAAATATCGTTAAGGAAATCCAGTCCGATGTAAGCGTTGACTTCATTCAAAAAACGGTGGCCGATTATTTTAAGGTGAGCCTCGACTCGCTAAAAGCCAAGATAAAAAAGCGTGAGATCGTTATCCCACGCCAGTTGGCCATGTATTTCTGCAAAAGGTATACCCAACTTACCCTAGCCCTGATCGGGGAGAATTTTGGGGGCCGCGACCATAGCACGGTAATCCACGCACTGGAATCCGTGGAAGACATGATGAAGACAGACCCTAACTTTAAAAACTCCGTGGAGGAGTTGAGCAAAAAGCTGAAGCTGAGGATGGTGTCCTAG
- the scpA gene encoding methylmalonyl-CoA mutase: MKPDFTKIKYNQYAPPAPGKPIHPTTLTAEKIRIGPECPQNAGARLKAFTAGIPPYLRGPYATMYTVRPWTIRQYAGFSTARESNEFYRKNLAAGQKGLSVAFDLATHRGYDSDHPRVAGDVGKAGVAIDSILDMKVLFDQIPLDKMSVSMTMNGAVIPIMAFYIAAAKEEGIAPSQLSGTIQNDILKEFMVRNTYIYPPAPSMRIVADIFKYCSVHMPKFNSISISGYHMHEAGAPAHIELAYTLADGLEYIRTGIKAGIDIDDFAPRLSFFWGIGTHFFMEIAKMRAGRLLWAKIVQSFNPKNPKSMALRTHCQTSGWSLTEQDPYNNVTRTHIEALAAVLGGTQSLHTNSLDEAIALPTDYSARIARNTQLYLQQEIGATEVVDPMGGAHFVEYLTEELATKAWQLIEEVEALGGMTAAIESGLPKMRIEEAAASKQARIDAGRDTIVGVNKYLTEDAPDFDIREVDNTSVIKEQMERLALLKKERDPRQVESALMAITKCASDGEGNLLELAIEAAAKKATLGEISHAMEKVFGRYKATIRSISGVYSSEMKSQQEFEEAKAMSDQFAEQDGRRPRILVAKMGQDGHDRGAKVIATGFADLGFDVDIGPLFQTPEEVAKQAAENDVHIVGASTLAGGHKTLLPELIQALGKIGRPDILVVAGGVIPQQDHAYLYQLGVTGIFGPGTPVAHSAKAILQKLLAK, encoded by the coding sequence ATGAAGCCCGATTTCACAAAAATAAAATACAACCAGTATGCCCCCCCGGCACCGGGCAAGCCCATTCACCCTACCACCTTAACGGCAGAAAAGATCAGGATAGGGCCTGAATGCCCCCAAAATGCAGGGGCACGCCTGAAAGCCTTCACGGCCGGCATCCCGCCCTACCTCAGGGGCCCCTATGCCACCATGTACACGGTACGGCCGTGGACCATCCGGCAGTATGCGGGTTTTTCCACCGCCAGGGAATCCAATGAATTTTACAGGAAAAACCTGGCCGCAGGCCAGAAAGGACTGTCCGTGGCGTTTGATTTGGCCACCCACAGGGGCTACGATTCCGACCACCCACGGGTGGCCGGTGATGTGGGAAAGGCAGGCGTGGCCATTGACTCCATATTGGACATGAAGGTCCTCTTTGACCAGATACCCCTGGACAAAATGTCGGTGTCCATGACCATGAACGGGGCCGTCATTCCCATTATGGCTTTTTACATTGCCGCGGCCAAAGAAGAAGGCATAGCCCCATCACAACTCAGCGGCACCATACAGAACGATATCCTGAAGGAATTCATGGTGCGCAATACCTACATCTACCCGCCTGCCCCGAGCATGCGCATTGTGGCCGATATCTTCAAGTACTGTTCTGTCCACATGCCCAAATTCAACTCCATCAGCATTAGTGGGTACCACATGCACGAAGCTGGGGCGCCCGCGCACATTGAACTGGCCTATACCCTGGCCGATGGCCTGGAATACATTCGCACGGGCATCAAAGCAGGAATTGATATTGACGATTTTGCCCCCCGGCTCTCGTTTTTCTGGGGCATTGGCACCCATTTTTTTATGGAGATCGCCAAGATGCGGGCAGGCCGGCTGTTATGGGCCAAAATCGTGCAATCCTTCAACCCAAAAAACCCAAAATCAATGGCCTTGCGCACACATTGCCAAACATCGGGATGGAGTTTAACGGAGCAAGACCCTTACAACAACGTAACGCGCACCCATATAGAGGCCCTGGCCGCAGTGTTGGGCGGGACACAGTCACTGCACACCAACTCACTGGACGAGGCCATCGCCTTGCCCACGGATTATTCCGCCCGGATCGCAAGGAACACCCAACTCTACCTCCAACAGGAAATTGGGGCCACGGAGGTCGTGGATCCTATGGGCGGGGCCCACTTTGTGGAATACCTCACCGAAGAACTGGCCACAAAGGCCTGGCAACTTATTGAAGAAGTGGAAGCCCTGGGCGGCATGACTGCCGCCATCGAAAGTGGCCTTCCCAAAATGAGGATAGAAGAGGCCGCGGCATCAAAGCAGGCCCGCATAGACGCTGGCCGGGATACCATAGTAGGGGTAAACAAGTACTTAACGGAAGATGCCCCCGATTTTGACATTAGGGAAGTCGACAACACTTCCGTGATAAAGGAACAAATGGAAAGGCTTGCCCTACTTAAGAAGGAACGCGACCCGCGACAAGTGGAAAGTGCATTGATGGCCATTACAAAGTGTGCATCGGACGGGGAAGGCAACCTGCTGGAACTGGCCATAGAGGCGGCAGCCAAGAAGGCCACGCTGGGGGAAATTTCCCATGCCATGGAAAAAGTATTTGGTCGCTACAAAGCCACCATCCGGTCTATTTCAGGCGTATATTCAAGTGAAATGAAATCACAACAGGAGTTTGAAGAAGCAAAAGCCATGTCGGACCAGTTTGCCGAGCAAGATGGGCGAAGGCCGCGGATACTGGTGGCCAAAATGGGCCAGGACGGGCACGACCGTGGCGCCAAAGTAATCGCCACAGGCTTTGCCGACCTCGGTTTTGATGTGGACATTGGCCCCCTGTTCCAAACACCGGAGGAAGTGGCAAAGCAAGCGGCCGAAAATGACGTGCACATTGTGGGCGCCTCCACCCTCGCAGGCGGGCACAAAACACTGCTTCCCGAATTGATCCAGGCGCTCGGGAAAATAGGAAGGCCAGACATCCTGGTGGTGGCCGGGGGCGTGATACCCCAACAGGACCATGCCTATCTCTACCAACTGGGCGTCACCGGCATTTTTGGGCCAGGCACCCCAGTGGCCCACTCTGCCAAGGCCATACTCCAAAAATTGCTGGCCAAATAA